The following are encoded together in the Scytonema millei VB511283 genome:
- a CDS encoding glycosyltransferase family 2 protein gives MNHQQPRLSIGMPVYNAEQFITEAIDAILAQTYTDFELIISDNASSDRTQEICQAYAAKDRRVKYYRNDRNIGVHRNYRRAFQLATGEYFRWATHDDICAPQGIEKCVEVLDRNPDVVLCYTKTKLINEHGTILEQNYDENPLLTDSPHAHIRFRNLIIDSFSRRYRGQQLFGVMRHSIAATTPLLGDYSGGDKPFLARMTLLGKYYEVPEYLFFNREHSQRSSSKEMNSPYIRMRLFNPDTKREKPVFPRWSVFLDYLKAIQEVPLSLSERIHCYLVLVTWLGKNKNWEQLVKELIKASVWSIYFSRHRQMLVQQHQTEIPSSSS, from the coding sequence ATGAATCACCAGCAACCGCGCCTCAGCATTGGTATGCCCGTGTATAACGCCGAGCAGTTTATCACAGAAGCCATAGACGCAATTTTGGCTCAAACCTATACAGATTTTGAGCTAATTATTTCAGATAACGCCTCTAGCGATCGCACTCAGGAAATCTGTCAAGCATACGCGGCAAAAGATCGGCGCGTCAAATACTATCGAAACGATCGCAATATTGGCGTTCATCGAAATTACAGACGCGCCTTTCAATTAGCGACAGGCGAGTATTTTAGATGGGCTACCCATGATGATATTTGCGCTCCACAAGGGATTGAAAAATGCGTTGAAGTTTTAGATCGAAATCCAGATGTCGTACTGTGCTACACCAAAACCAAATTAATTAACGAGCATGGCACAATTTTGGAGCAAAACTATGATGAAAACCCCTTACTAACTGATTCACCACACGCTCATATTCGATTTCGGAATTTGATAATTGACTCTTTTTCTCGACGCTATCGCGGTCAGCAACTTTTTGGAGTCATGCGTCATAGTATTGCTGCAACAACTCCTCTTTTAGGCGATTACTCTGGTGGGGATAAGCCTTTTTTGGCTCGCATGACTTTATTAGGTAAATATTATGAAGTTCCTGAATATTTGTTCTTTAACAGAGAACATTCTCAGCGTTCTTCTAGTAAGGAAATGAATAGCCCCTACATACGTATGCGGTTGTTCAACCCTGATACCAAAAGAGAAAAACCTGTCTTTCCTAGATGGAGCGTCTTTTTAGATTATTTGAAGGCAATTCAAGAAGTTCCTCTCAGTTTATCCGAACGGATTCATTGCTATTTAGTTCTCGTAACTTGGTTAGGAAAAAATAAGAACTGGGAGCAATTAGTTAAAGAATTAATTAAAGCATCTGTCTGGTCTATTTATTTTTCTAGACATCGCCAGATGTTAGTACAACAACACCAAACTGAAATTCCATCAAGTTCATCATAA
- a CDS encoding glycosyltransferase family 61 protein: protein MRILEKISHKSNLTARKYLTNLLVHEVKLEEHYQNSQRVNLPCSGQTISIPETQQMNFFREIKHLQAANYSLPNMYTTTLHDVTYCAKFDILLTKTRKVISDSINTTIEQNKYDVAENTYCNKVEKIAGVCAVFRSFANGYYHQLIDNIPRIFLLDQPQYKNIEEIKLVASTKITASEQFLLSKILPNNVKLTLVSPDKNYAIENLIFPSFLTRRHAGYLPSDYLRFFTEKVTPQRPRKKINRIFISRRASKKGRHILNEDELFDMLSKYGFKKYLLEQISIEDQIDLFSDSEYVIGSHGAGLSNIIFAEGIKVLEIFPTQEILPHFYFLAKSLGHNYQYWCGQATSKNSNFVVNVSEIAKIIASRELSSTQSFEQ from the coding sequence ATGAGAATTCTAGAAAAAATTTCTCACAAATCTAATTTAACAGCAAGAAAATATCTGACCAATTTATTGGTGCATGAAGTCAAACTTGAGGAGCATTATCAGAATTCTCAACGAGTAAATTTACCATGTTCTGGTCAAACTATTTCTATACCAGAAACTCAACAGATGAATTTTTTTCGCGAGATTAAACATTTGCAAGCAGCAAATTATTCTCTTCCAAATATGTACACAACTACGTTACATGACGTAACTTACTGTGCAAAATTTGATATTTTGCTGACAAAAACTCGCAAAGTTATCTCGGATTCCATAAATACTACTATCGAGCAGAATAAATACGATGTTGCAGAGAATACTTATTGCAACAAAGTAGAAAAAATCGCAGGTGTTTGCGCTGTCTTTCGTTCGTTCGCTAATGGTTATTATCATCAGTTAATCGATAACATTCCGCGAATTTTCTTGCTCGATCAACCCCAATATAAAAACATAGAAGAAATTAAGTTAGTAGCTTCAACCAAAATTACGGCATCGGAGCAATTTTTACTCTCAAAAATACTGCCGAATAACGTAAAACTTACCCTGGTAAGTCCAGATAAAAATTATGCGATCGAAAATCTAATTTTTCCATCTTTTCTAACTCGTCGCCATGCAGGATACTTACCCTCTGATTATTTAAGATTTTTCACAGAGAAAGTAACGCCGCAACGACCGCGAAAGAAAATCAATCGTATTTTCATCTCTAGAAGAGCTTCAAAAAAGGGACGACATATTTTGAATGAAGATGAACTTTTTGATATGTTGAGTAAGTACGGATTCAAGAAATACCTACTTGAACAGATATCAATTGAAGATCAAATCGATCTTTTTAGTGATAGCGAATACGTTATAGGTTCACATGGCGCTGGACTTTCCAATATTATTTTTGCCGAAGGAATCAAGGTCTTAGAAATATTTCCTACACAGGAGATTTTGCCGCATTTTTACTTTTTAGCAAAATCTCTTGGTCATAATTATCAATACTGGTGCGGTCAGGCAACATCTAAAAACAGCAATTTTGTAGTTAATGTATCGGAAATTGCAAAAATTATCGCCAGTCGAGAACTTTCTTCAACTCAGTCTTTCGAGCAGTAG